Proteins encoded within one genomic window of Spirulina major PCC 6313:
- the sppA gene encoding signal peptide peptidase SppA, with product MIWPFKPNKRKQIARIEITGAIASETRKRVLKALKTVEDEKYPALLLRIDSPGGTVGDSQEIYHALKQIRSQGVKVIASFGNISASGGVYIGVGADHIVANPGTITGSIGVILRGNNLERLLDKIGVSFKTVKSGPYKDILAFDRESTPEEMQILQDLIDTSYQQFVMTVAEGRNLDAEVVRSFADGRVFTGQQALELGLVDRLGTEEEARCWLAEWAELDPDKAKVVTIEEKKPLLTRLLSGQTNRPKSRIGTSLDWVEFELATAGQALWLYRP from the coding sequence ATGATCTGGCCGTTTAAGCCGAACAAGCGCAAACAAATTGCGCGAATTGAAATCACGGGTGCGATCGCTTCAGAAACCCGGAAACGAGTTTTAAAAGCGCTGAAAACCGTAGAAGACGAAAAATATCCCGCCCTCCTGCTGCGCATCGACTCCCCTGGCGGCACAGTGGGCGATTCTCAGGAAATCTATCACGCCCTCAAACAGATTCGTAGTCAGGGGGTGAAGGTGATCGCCAGTTTTGGCAATATTTCTGCCTCCGGGGGGGTCTATATCGGAGTGGGGGCAGATCATATCGTGGCCAATCCTGGCACGATTACCGGCAGTATTGGCGTGATTTTGCGGGGCAACAATCTTGAACGGCTGTTGGATAAAATCGGCGTGTCGTTTAAAACGGTGAAATCGGGCCCTTATAAAGATATTCTCGCCTTTGACCGGGAATCGACCCCGGAAGAAATGCAAATTTTGCAGGATCTCATTGATACAAGTTATCAACAGTTTGTGATGACGGTGGCGGAGGGTCGTAATCTGGATGCAGAGGTCGTCCGATCCTTTGCCGATGGGCGTGTGTTTACTGGGCAACAAGCGTTGGAATTGGGACTGGTCGATCGCTTGGGTACAGAAGAAGAGGCCCGCTGTTGGTTGGCGGAATGGGCAGAGCTTGACCCGGATAAGGCGAAAGTGGTCACCATTGAAGAGAAGAAGCCCCTCCTCACCCGTCTTTTGTCGGGACAAACGAACCGCCCGAAGTCTCGGATCGGGACATCCCTAGATTGGGTAGAATTTGAACTGGCTACAGCGGGACAAGCGCTTTGGCTTTATCGGCCGTAA
- a CDS encoding sulfotransferase has product MTLDALTKPRLYLVGAPKAGSSALGHFLAQHPQISLCRIKEPNFHCRDLDMPGPKTEAEYLGLFDPTPETKFLMDGSILSLYSHTAAASIAQYVDNAKILMILRNPVEAMYSWHGQMVFTANEPIQNFAAALDAEADRKQGQRLPSAGVSSCCPQLLFYRDMMRYAEQLQRYRDVFVPEQIHVVLYDDFKADPATVYRKILDFLELEEFHPEFNPINPPKVRRNWRLHLWLKRLFAAPTRALLSAEFRLRLINWLDRINSKPQGREALAPELAARLKAQCRPDIIKLGAMLNRDLTHWYT; this is encoded by the coding sequence ATGACTTTAGATGCCTTGACAAAGCCTCGCTTATATTTGGTGGGTGCTCCTAAAGCGGGGAGTTCTGCTTTGGGTCATTTTTTGGCACAACATCCGCAGATTAGTCTCTGCCGGATCAAGGAACCGAATTTTCACTGTCGTGATCTCGACATGCCCGGCCCGAAAACCGAAGCCGAATATTTGGGACTGTTCGACCCCACCCCGGAGACGAAATTTCTAATGGACGGCTCGATTTTATCCCTGTATTCCCACACCGCCGCAGCGTCTATTGCCCAGTATGTAGACAATGCCAAAATTTTAATGATTTTGCGCAATCCGGTGGAAGCAATGTATTCCTGGCACGGGCAAATGGTGTTTACGGCCAATGAACCGATTCAAAATTTTGCTGCTGCCCTTGATGCGGAGGCCGATCGCAAACAAGGGCAGCGGTTGCCCAGTGCGGGGGTGAGTAGCTGTTGTCCGCAACTTTTGTTTTATCGAGATATGATGCGCTACGCCGAACAATTGCAACGCTATCGGGATGTGTTTGTCCCTGAGCAAATTCATGTGGTGCTCTACGATGACTTTAAGGCTGACCCCGCCACTGTGTACCGAAAAATCCTTGATTTTCTGGAGTTAGAGGAGTTTCACCCTGAATTTAACCCGATCAATCCACCGAAAGTCCGACGCAACTGGCGACTCCACCTCTGGTTAAAGCGTTTATTTGCAGCACCGACGCGGGCGTTACTCTCCGCTGAATTCCGATTGCGCCTGATTAACTGGCTTGATCGCATCAATTCCAAACCCCAAGGGCGCGAGGCGTTAGCTCCAGAGTTGGCAGCCCGGTTAAAAGCGCAATGTCGCCCCGATATTATCAAACTCGGTGCAATGCTCAATCGGGACTTAACGCATTGGTATACCTAG
- a CDS encoding ABC transporter permease, whose translation MANLPLRDRIHPWQTLRQFVTSETVLYILKRLLQAVLTLLLTSALSFIIIQLAPGNYLDTLREDPSISADTLNQYRIQFGLDQPGYVQYFRWLGGVLTRFDFGQSFVYNRPVTDLLIERMLATLLLAISSIIITWAIAIPLGILGAVQQNQWSDRILRVLSYIGQGFPSFITALLLLILAQNLAPLFPIGGMTSIGHDTLPPLGKLLDLGWHMILPTLALSITSFAGLQRLTRGALLDVLRQDYIQTARAKGLPENRVIYVHALRNAINPLITILGFEFASLLSGSFIAEVFFNWPGLGQLILRAVMTQDLYLVMASLMMGATMLIVGNLLADLMLQAVDPRIRLEDLK comes from the coding sequence GTGGCCAATCTTCCCCTGCGCGATCGCATTCACCCCTGGCAAACTCTGCGGCAGTTTGTCACCAGCGAAACAGTTCTCTACATCCTAAAACGGCTCCTGCAAGCCGTCCTCACCCTGCTGCTCACCTCCGCCCTCAGCTTCATCATCATCCAACTCGCCCCCGGTAACTACCTCGACACCCTCCGGGAAGACCCCAGCATCTCCGCAGACACCCTCAACCAATACCGCATCCAATTCGGCCTCGATCAACCCGGCTATGTGCAATATTTCCGCTGGCTCGGTGGCGTGTTGACCCGGTTTGATTTTGGCCAAAGTTTTGTCTATAACCGTCCGGTCACTGACCTGCTGATCGAGCGGATGTTAGCCACCTTACTCCTCGCCATTTCGTCAATTATTATCACTTGGGCGATCGCAATTCCCCTCGGTATCCTTGGCGCAGTGCAGCAAAATCAATGGAGCGATCGGATTCTGCGCGTCCTGAGCTACATCGGCCAAGGCTTCCCCAGCTTCATCACCGCCCTGCTCCTCCTCATCCTCGCCCAAAACCTCGCCCCCCTCTTTCCCATCGGCGGCATGACCAGCATCGGCCATGACACCCTCCCCCCCCTCGGCAAACTCCTCGACCTCGGTTGGCACATGATCCTGCCCACCCTCGCCCTCAGCATCACCAGTTTCGCCGGACTCCAACGCCTCACCCGTGGCGCACTCCTCGACGTGCTCCGCCAAGACTACATCCAAACCGCCCGCGCCAAAGGCCTCCCGGAAAACCGCGTTATCTACGTCCACGCCCTCCGCAACGCCATCAACCCCCTGATCACCATCCTAGGGTTTGAATTCGCCAGCCTCCTCAGCGGCTCATTCATCGCAGAAGTCTTTTTTAACTGGCCCGGCTTAGGTCAACTGATTCTGCGGGCCGTGATGACTCAAGATCTCTACCTTGTGATGGCGAGTCTGATGATGGGGGCCACCATGTTAATCGTGGGTAATCTCCTCGCGGATTTGATGCTGCAAGCCGTTGATCCGCGTATTCGCCTCGAAGACTTGAAGTGA
- a CDS encoding glycosyltransferase family 4 protein produces the protein MRSLTILVSAYSCEPHRGSEPGVGWNMAVELARHHHVWVLTRPDESGPHIDAELARHPNPNLHFVYCTTPLIGGLWRWGSGGAMQIHYYFWQLQAYFTARRLLRTVKFDAIHHITFVKYSTPSFLALLPVPFFFGPVGGGESAPPPFWRAFSFKARLYEWARSLTRWIGEQDPFTRLTVRRSAIAFATTPETEQRLTTLGAPRTQILAEAALSAAELDTLQPRPPAARPRFLSVGRLLHWKGYHLSIAAFAAAQLGDCDYWLLGTGPETATLQGLIDRLGVGDRVQLLGRQPRSHVLDLLTSSYAFVHPSLHDSGGWACLEAMAAGLPVLCLDLGGPATEVTAATGFKIAAQHPEQVIQDLAAAMGEIVSDRTLRDRLGQGGRDRIKSEYTWSQKVHRINTVYREILG, from the coding sequence ATGCGATCGCTCACTATTCTCGTTTCGGCCTATTCCTGTGAACCCCATCGCGGTTCGGAGCCGGGGGTAGGGTGGAATATGGCCGTAGAATTGGCTCGCCATCATCACGTGTGGGTGCTGACCCGACCGGACGAAAGCGGCCCCCACATTGACGCAGAACTCGCCCGGCATCCGAACCCGAATCTACATTTTGTCTATTGCACTACGCCGCTGATCGGGGGGCTGTGGCGTTGGGGCAGTGGTGGCGCGATGCAAATTCATTATTATTTTTGGCAACTTCAGGCCTATTTCACCGCCCGCCGTCTATTGCGCACTGTGAAATTCGACGCGATCCACCATATCACCTTTGTTAAATATTCCACACCCAGCTTTTTGGCCCTGCTGCCTGTGCCCTTTTTCTTCGGCCCGGTGGGGGGCGGTGAATCGGCTCCGCCCCCGTTTTGGCGAGCGTTTAGCTTTAAGGCGCGGCTCTATGAATGGGCGCGATCGCTCACCCGCTGGATCGGCGAACAAGACCCCTTTACCCGTCTCACGGTGCGCCGCAGTGCGATCGCCTTCGCCACCACCCCGGAAACAGAGCAACGCCTCACCACCCTCGGCGCACCCCGGACGCAGATCCTCGCTGAGGCCGCTCTGTCCGCCGCTGAACTCGACACCCTCCAACCCCGCCCCCCCGCTGCTCGTCCCCGCTTCCTCAGTGTGGGGCGGCTCTTGCATTGGAAAGGGTATCACCTCAGCATTGCAGCCTTTGCAGCGGCGCAGTTAGGCGATTGTGACTATTGGCTTTTGGGGACGGGGCCAGAAACGGCGACCCTTCAGGGCCTGATTGATCGGTTGGGGGTGGGCGATCGCGTCCAACTTCTGGGCCGACAGCCGCGATCGCACGTCCTCGACCTTCTCACCAGCAGCTATGCCTTTGTCCATCCCAGCCTCCATGATTCCGGCGGCTGGGCCTGTTTAGAAGCCATGGCGGCCGGTCTGCCCGTCCTCTGTCTGGATTTGGGGGGGCCCGCCACGGAAGTCACCGCCGCAACGGGGTTTAAAATTGCGGCCCAGCATCCAGAGCAGGTGATTCAGGATTTAGCCGCCGCGATGGGGGAGATTGTCAGCGATCGCACCTTACGCGATCGCCTCGGTCAGGGAGGGCGCGATCGGATCAAATCTGAATACACCTGGTCGCAAAAAGTCCACCGCATCAACACCGTTTACCGGGAAATCTTAGGGTGA
- a CDS encoding adenine phosphoribosyltransferase produces the protein MDIKSLIRDIPDFPKPGILFRDITTLLRDPQGLKATVEQLTAHCEAAGLKPDLVLGMESRGFIFGPTLAYQLGAGFIPVRKPGKLPAAIFSAEYALEYGTDRLEMHQDAIASGQTVLIVDDLIATGGTAQAAAQLVHQGGGTLIGYAFIVELLFLNGRDKLGDAPILSLVQY, from the coding sequence ATGGATATTAAATCACTCATTCGCGACATTCCTGATTTTCCCAAACCGGGGATCTTGTTTCGGGACATTACCACCCTGCTGCGTGATCCCCAAGGCCTCAAGGCTACCGTCGAACAACTCACTGCCCACTGTGAGGCGGCCGGCCTCAAACCGGATTTGGTGCTGGGGATGGAGTCGCGGGGGTTTATTTTTGGCCCGACCTTAGCCTATCAATTGGGGGCGGGGTTTATTCCGGTGCGCAAACCGGGGAAACTGCCAGCGGCGATCTTTAGTGCCGAGTATGCCTTGGAGTACGGAACCGATCGCCTCGAAATGCATCAAGATGCGATCGCATCCGGTCAAACGGTGTTAATCGTGGATGATCTAATCGCCACCGGAGGCACGGCCCAAGCCGCCGCCCAGTTAGTCCACCAGGGAGGCGGTACGTTAATCGGCTACGCCTTTATTGTGGAACTGCTCTTTTTGAACGGTCGGGATAAGCTGGGAGATGCCCCTATTTTGAGTTTGGTGCAGTATTAA
- a CDS encoding DUF4335 domain-containing protein encodes MSIKRQYNLPNVRLQLDGMNPSMIISDSAATGQRPLMSIVTNVECHFSNSEQFLSGGREFLDSLVRAVSQYGQEVLSGIPHPLAHEPAIVRLMKGDKPDRHLLVSETPDGQTVNIHLNTLELFDLVDVVDQFCSDMRTLPDLQLTLEPISRRHRLADVPAHERAMPLMSGVGSLAIAAVLLFFLPVPEVTIPEDRPAESTEQTDGEDLATDDPPLTPEDEADEEAADEETDELAATDAEDPPAQPTGDRISRRELEALLTDAEPIEDPTELDFIQRYLFREISGNWDDRDAVTADLAFRVSATIDGSIVAYEAVDDTPASADELTPLPDLEFAPTQAAIEAREAIADYKVVFTRNGVLQINPWAGYQGRPGYGETIDDPDTLAQIQDDLIDTLRDVWDEDGETLGNDLIFRVGVTESGAIADYQPQNNAAFQLEGNTPLPDLLTPEAAGIARERGSVIPSEPMGQFQVIFKEGGRVEVSPF; translated from the coding sequence ATGAGCATTAAACGGCAATACAACCTCCCCAATGTGCGCCTCCAGCTTGACGGGATGAACCCCAGCATGATCATCTCAGACAGTGCCGCCACGGGTCAGCGTCCCCTGATGTCGATTGTGACCAATGTGGAATGTCATTTCAGCAATTCCGAGCAGTTCCTCAGCGGCGGGCGGGAGTTTCTCGATAGTTTGGTACGGGCGGTGAGTCAGTACGGCCAAGAGGTCTTAAGCGGCATTCCTCACCCGTTGGCCCATGAACCGGCGATCGTGCGGCTGATGAAGGGCGACAAGCCCGATCGCCACCTGTTGGTCAGCGAAACTCCCGACGGCCAAACCGTTAATATTCACCTCAACACCTTGGAACTGTTCGACCTCGTGGATGTGGTGGATCAGTTTTGCTCGGATATGCGCACTCTGCCGGATTTACAATTGACCCTAGAACCCATCAGCCGCCGCCATCGCCTGGCGGATGTGCCCGCCCATGAGCGGGCGATGCCGTTAATGAGTGGAGTGGGGTCGTTAGCGATCGCCGCTGTGCTCCTCTTCTTCCTGCCGGTGCCTGAGGTGACGATTCCGGAAGATCGCCCCGCTGAATCCACGGAACAAACCGACGGCGAGGATCTCGCCACGGACGATCCGCCCTTAACGCCAGAGGACGAGGCCGACGAGGAAGCCGCCGACGAGGAAACCGATGAACTCGCCGCGACGGATGCGGAAGATCCCCCGGCCCAACCCACGGGCGATCGCATCTCCCGCCGTGAACTCGAAGCCCTGCTTACTGATGCCGAACCCATTGAAGACCCTACGGAATTAGATTTCATTCAGCGGTATCTCTTCCGGGAAATTAGCGGTAATTGGGACGATCGCGATGCGGTGACGGCAGATTTAGCCTTTCGAGTCTCCGCCACCATTGACGGCTCGATTGTGGCCTACGAGGCGGTGGACGATACTCCCGCCTCGGCCGATGAGCTCACGCCCCTGCCGGATTTGGAATTTGCCCCCACCCAGGCGGCGATTGAAGCACGGGAAGCGATCGCCGACTACAAAGTCGTTTTCACCCGCAATGGGGTGCTGCAAATCAATCCCTGGGCAGGCTACCAAGGTCGGCCCGGCTACGGCGAAACCATCGACGACCCTGACACCCTGGCTCAAATTCAAGACGACCTGATCGACACCCTCCGCGATGTGTGGGATGAAGACGGGGAAACCTTGGGGAATGACTTAATCTTCCGGGTTGGGGTGACGGAATCAGGCGCGATCGCGGATTATCAACCCCAAAACAACGCCGCCTTTCAACTCGAAGGCAACACCCCCCTGCCGGATCTTCTCACCCCCGAAGCCGCTGGCATCGCTCGTGAGCGAGGCAGCGTGATTCCCTCTGAACCGATGGGACAGTTTCAGGTGATCTTTAAAGAGGGGGGCAGGGTGGAAGTCAGTCCGTTTTAA
- a CDS encoding RNA-guided endonuclease InsQ/TnpB family protein, with protein MKTLKFKLYQHKRNRYLKRTINAAGRIYNHCVALHKRYYRMWGKHLNCARLQNTSPSSVNGTPGGCKWVRQAVQDICQRIEKAYQLFFKHNQKGVRLPNFKKTRKYKSFTLKQAGYKFLGGNRVRIGNKVYQYWNSRPIEGKVKTVTIKRTPLGELFMIVTVDTLSEPQVKTETGNIAGFDFGLKTFLTCSEGFNIDAPLFFKQSLNAVRKASRELSRKQKGSANRERARLNLARKHEDIAHRRRDWFWKLAHRLTNQFDVLCFETLNLKAMQRLWGRKVSDLAFREFLQILEWVATKKGKRVIYVDRWFPSSKTCSSCGHILEHLDLETRHWRCPSCSAENDRDENAAMNIKVAGASAIGLGDVRQALPAIAV; from the coding sequence ATGAAAACGCTCAAGTTCAAGCTCTACCAGCATAAGCGGAATAGATACCTCAAGCGGACAATCAATGCCGCAGGGCGTATCTACAACCATTGTGTTGCCCTCCACAAACGGTACTACCGAATGTGGGGCAAGCACTTGAACTGTGCCCGACTACAAAACACATCGCCAAGCTCCGTAAACGGAACCCCTGGTGGTTGCAAGTGGGTTCGTCAAGCCGTACAGGATATCTGTCAACGGATTGAGAAAGCCTATCAACTCTTCTTCAAGCACAACCAAAAAGGCGTTCGCCTGCCAAACTTTAAGAAGACCCGAAAGTACAAATCCTTCACCCTCAAGCAAGCCGGGTACAAATTCCTCGGTGGCAACCGGGTCAGGATTGGGAACAAAGTCTATCAATATTGGAACTCTCGCCCCATTGAGGGCAAGGTCAAGACCGTGACGATTAAACGAACTCCCTTGGGAGAACTGTTCATGATTGTCACGGTAGATACCCTGTCAGAACCCCAAGTCAAAACCGAGACAGGTAACATTGCTGGTTTTGATTTTGGACTCAAGACGTTTCTGACCTGTTCTGAGGGGTTCAATATTGATGCCCCCTTGTTCTTCAAGCAGTCACTCAATGCAGTTCGCAAAGCAAGTCGAGAATTATCTCGCAAGCAAAAGGGTTCAGCGAATCGAGAACGTGCCCGATTGAACTTAGCCCGCAAGCATGAAGATATTGCCCATCGACGGCGGGACTGGTTCTGGAAGTTGGCTCACCGCCTGACGAATCAGTTTGATGTGCTGTGTTTTGAAACCTTGAACCTCAAGGCGATGCAGCGGCTTTGGGGGCGTAAGGTGAGTGATTTGGCGTTTCGGGAGTTTCTGCAAATCCTGGAGTGGGTGGCGACGAAGAAGGGGAAGCGGGTGATCTATGTTGACCGCTGGTTCCCTTCGAGCAAGACCTGTTCAAGTTGTGGTCATATTTTGGAGCATCTGGATTTAGAGACTCGCCATTGGCGGTGTCCCAGTTGCTCGGCAGAGAATGACCGGGATGAGAATGCGGCGATGAATATTAAAGTGGCTGGGGCTTCAGCCATTGGGTTAGGTGATGTCAGACAGGCGTTGCCTGCTATTGCTGTTTGA
- the aroH gene encoding chorismate mutase, giving the protein MEWKVRAIRGATTAEHNTVDAIRAAVRELIDEIEARNQLDPDETISAIFTMTRDLDAIFPAAIARERSTWDHVALLDVQQLHIAGSLERCIRVLIHVNTLQPQRAMQHVYLGRARNLRPDWNLTPLSSHPDTAR; this is encoded by the coding sequence GTGGAGTGGAAAGTGCGGGCAATTCGGGGGGCAACCACCGCCGAACACAACACAGTGGATGCCATTCGGGCAGCGGTGCGGGAATTGATTGATGAAATCGAAGCCCGGAACCAGCTTGATCCCGACGAAACGATCAGCGCCATTTTCACGATGACCCGTGATCTTGATGCGATTTTTCCGGCGGCGATCGCTCGTGAACGCTCCACCTGGGATCATGTGGCGCTCTTGGATGTGCAGCAACTCCATATTGCAGGCAGTTTAGAGCGTTGCATTCGGGTGTTGATTCATGTCAACACGCTCCAACCCCAACGGGCGATGCAGCACGTCTATCTCGGCCGCGCCCGTAACCTTCGCCCCGATTGGAACTTAACGCCCCTCAGTTCCCACCCCGACACGGCTCGATAA
- a CDS encoding mechanosensitive ion channel family protein — translation MPVEFLTQSFFNNTLAAYGLAIATLVGGFFLIHAVRAVVISTLKRLNQRSQKTLDSRLVQIFSRPLVRLAYVGVSYIAITNLNLHPILTQILQSLAVICTTVIGILFLSQLAEYLVRSYLLKRGDVELEQSFSALLPILRAVFWAVGAVFLLDNLGFDISAVVASLGIGGLAIAFAAQGVLQDLFSYECKA, via the coding sequence ATGCCCGTCGAGTTTCTAACTCAGTCCTTTTTTAACAATACCCTCGCCGCCTACGGGCTGGCGATCGCCACCCTCGTCGGTGGATTTTTTTTGATTCATGCCGTTCGTGCCGTAGTGATCAGTACCCTGAAGCGGCTCAATCAACGCAGTCAGAAAACCCTTGACTCCCGCCTCGTCCAAATTTTTAGCCGCCCCCTCGTGCGCCTCGCCTACGTGGGAGTGAGCTACATTGCCATTACCAACCTCAACCTCCATCCCATCCTGACCCAGATCCTCCAGTCCCTCGCGGTGATCTGCACCACCGTGATCGGGATTTTGTTCTTGTCACAACTCGCGGAATATCTGGTGCGTTCCTATCTCCTCAAGCGTGGGGATGTGGAACTAGAACAGAGCTTTAGTGCGCTACTGCCGATTTTGCGAGCGGTGTTTTGGGCCGTGGGTGCGGTGTTCTTGCTCGATAACTTGGGCTTTGATATTTCCGCCGTGGTCGCCAGTTTGGGGATTGGGGGGTTAGCGATCGCCTTCGCCGCCCAAGGAGTCCTGCAAGACCTCTTTAGTTACGAATGTAAAGCGTAA
- a CDS encoding glycosyltransferase → MLYSSNSRQAIALLALASPEPILPVAAVLDQLGWQVDIFTYSTDQEPPHCIVEHQTCRVVMLPEAQFVDTFCQFQVKQGTHYPLIHSVDDASIPAGHALQVATGAKWVHGLAEIESLATERPGADYVMGDFPTPFFPTPHQPVPHRQRPIHLDTKTARQQLGLPVDERIALFVGSLAIRHGVDVLLQAWARLGRSPHVPKRLILVDNGQSSERDRRRIEQARSTLTLIETVELLPYTSPAHLALYYLAADVCVIPSINEAFGQVAIEATAWGTPVIASDVGGLRFSVVPGETGSLVPPNDVEALCQALGQGLTDELQARRCYLPTSTVQLGLQLSDRYRRLLVLSLLSHALPEPNWVVPWQVTIPDPIQQAS, encoded by the coding sequence ATGCTTTATTCTTCAAACTCTCGCCAAGCGATCGCGCTCCTTGCCCTTGCCAGTCCTGAACCCATTCTGCCCGTTGCGGCCGTTCTCGATCAACTCGGCTGGCAAGTGGATATTTTTACCTACAGCACTGATCAGGAGCCGCCCCACTGCATTGTCGAGCATCAGACCTGTCGGGTGGTGATGTTGCCGGAAGCACAGTTTGTTGATACATTCTGTCAGTTTCAGGTGAAACAGGGAACCCATTACCCGCTGATTCACAGCGTTGATGATGCCTCGATTCCGGCGGGCCACGCTCTCCAAGTGGCCACGGGGGCGAAGTGGGTGCATGGTTTAGCGGAGATTGAGTCGCTGGCCACTGAGCGGCCCGGAGCAGACTACGTTATGGGTGACTTTCCCACCCCATTTTTCCCCACCCCCCATCAGCCTGTTCCCCATCGCCAACGCCCGATTCACCTCGACACGAAAACGGCTCGGCAGCAGTTGGGCTTACCCGTGGATGAGCGGATTGCGCTGTTTGTGGGGTCGTTAGCGATTCGTCATGGGGTGGATGTGCTGTTGCAGGCTTGGGCCCGGTTGGGACGATCGCCCCATGTCCCGAAACGCTTAATTTTGGTGGACAATGGCCAAAGCTCAGAGCGCGATCGCCGCCGCATCGAACAGGCCCGCAGCACCCTCACCCTGATCGAAACCGTCGAACTGCTCCCCTACACCAGTCCGGCTCACCTGGCCCTCTATTACCTCGCGGCGGATGTTTGCGTCATTCCCAGCATTAACGAAGCCTTTGGGCAAGTGGCGATCGAGGCGACAGCTTGGGGTACGCCGGTGATTGCCTCGGATGTGGGGGGCTTGCGCTTTAGTGTTGTGCCAGGGGAAACGGGCAGTTTGGTGCCGCCGAATGATGTGGAGGCTCTCTGTCAAGCCTTGGGTCAAGGTTTAACCGATGAACTGCAAGCCCGGCGCTGTTATCTGCCGACTTCGACGGTACAACTGGGCTTGCAATTGAGCGATCGCTACCGGCGACTCTTGGTGTTGTCTCTCTTGAGCCATGCCCTACCCGAACCGAATTGGGTTGTTCCCTGGCAAGTCACGATCCCAGACCCCATTCAGCAGGCTTCATAA
- a CDS encoding mechanosensitive ion channel family protein, giving the protein MSDRRCLLLLFDPRIPRFLNGGVSQFSIVLDRPFGIGDFIIVDDFVGTVEQIGIKTTRLKSLSGEALVIANTDITNSRIRNFSPMKRRRVAFTLGVTYETPQEKLEVIPTIIRDIINHQEQITFDRAHFASYGDFSLNYEVVYYVESSDYTLAMDLQQGINLALFEAFAQREIEFAYPTQVTYLQSTQPNPPTPMDTMTHTS; this is encoded by the coding sequence ATGTCAGACAGGCGTTGCCTGCTATTGCTGTTTGATCCCAGAATCCCCCGTTTTCTAAACGGGGGAGTAAGTCAATTCTCCATCGTGCTGGATCGCCCCTTCGGCATTGGTGACTTTATTATCGTCGATGATTTTGTCGGCACTGTTGAACAGATCGGGATTAAAACCACCCGCCTCAAAAGCCTCAGCGGTGAAGCCCTCGTCATCGCCAACACCGACATCACCAACTCCCGTATCCGCAACTTCAGCCCCATGAAACGCCGCCGCGTTGCCTTTACCCTCGGTGTCACCTACGAAACCCCACAAGAAAAGCTCGAAGTCATCCCAACCATCATTCGCGATATCATCAACCACCAAGAGCAGATCACCTTCGATCGCGCCCACTTTGCCAGCTACGGCGATTTCAGCCTCAACTATGAAGTGGTGTACTACGTGGAAAGCAGTGACTACACCCTCGCCATGGATCTCCAACAGGGGATCAACCTCGCCCTGTTTGAAGCCTTTGCCCAACGCGAGATTGAATTCGCCTATCCCACCCAAGTCACCTACCTACAATCCACCCAACCCAATCCACCGACTCCTATGGACACCATGACCCACACGAGCTAA
- a CDS encoding DUF3038 domain-containing protein, with protein MSQSASLPSDYQLPSRPNPLILDSLPDLPNVDGCSPRIHQRIDLLLLAIEALELGGSEYMLATAKDLELHSIIDNRVTLWRLRCTNPWRRSYTRSGLTIPQAKALVVIISDRARRLTMLIRQLLTAYNDTQAKGLPLEQHFRLSEYIERFRTHFRSRMNPRRAKVALYLDQEDLLNQLAIALLTQLLFCTGVAGRQRLWISLFDGEVL; from the coding sequence ATGAGTCAATCTGCAAGTTTACCCTCTGATTATCAACTTCCCTCCCGTCCAAATCCGCTAATTTTGGACTCGCTTCCCGATCTTCCGAATGTGGATGGCTGTTCGCCCCGCATTCACCAACGGATTGACCTGTTGTTATTGGCGATCGAAGCCTTGGAACTGGGGGGATCTGAATATATGCTGGCGACGGCGAAGGATTTAGAACTCCATAGCATCATTGATAATCGGGTGACGCTGTGGCGCTTGCGCTGTACGAACCCCTGGCGACGCTCCTACACCCGCAGTGGTTTGACGATTCCCCAGGCGAAGGCGTTGGTGGTGATTATCAGCGATCGCGCCCGCCGTCTGACCATGCTCATTCGCCAACTCCTCACCGCCTACAACGACACCCAAGCCAAAGGCCTACCCCTTGAGCAACATTTCCGCCTCTCGGAATATATCGAACGATTCCGCACCCATTTCCGCAGCCGGATGAACCCCCGCCGCGCCAAAGTGGCATTGTATTTAGACCAAGAAGACCTGCTCAATCAATTGGCGATCGCGCTTTTGACCCAACTGCTCTTTTGCACCGGGGTTGCCGGTCGTCAACGTCTCTGGATTAGTCTGTTTGATGGAGAAGTGCTATGA